One window from the genome of Echinicola vietnamensis DSM 17526 encodes:
- the rpsT gene encoding 30S ribosomal protein S20 has translation MANHKSALKRIRANEAKRLRNKYQAKTTRTFIKKLRHTTDKVEAQELFKKVSSMIDKLAKKNIIHKNNAANKKSSLAKFVNALG, from the coding sequence ATGGCAAATCACAAATCAGCTCTTAAGAGAATTCGTGCAAACGAAGCCAAGCGTTTGAGAAACAAATATCAAGCTAAGACTACGAGGACTTTCATTAAAAAATTGAGACACACTACTGATAAGGTGGAAGCTCAGGAGTTGTTCAAGAAAGTTTCTTCCATGATCGATAAGCTTGCTAAGAAGAACATTATCCATAAAAACAACGCAGCTAACAAGAAGTCTAGTCTTGCGAAGTTTGTGAATGCACTAGGATAA